One region of Endozoicomonas sp. Mp262 genomic DNA includes:
- a CDS encoding DUF368 domain-containing protein, producing MVKNPLLLFFKGIAMGAADVVPGVSGGTIAFITGIYDELLGSIKKVGPEALGVLFRQGFFAFWHFINGSFLLTLGCGIFLSLFTLAKLISWLLVTHPIPVWSFFVGLVLVSVWHMLRQLPGLQITTFVSLVVGAGLAWWISGMTPAHAADPSLPVFFACGAVAVCAMILPGISGSFLLLLMGVYQPVLNAVSTLNFMVLGVLAAGCVIGLLIFSRVLSWLLIHVRSMTFAFLTGLMLGSVNKLWPWKQVDTDTMVNILPQTYEQLTGESAQLAIAIPMALLAIIIVLAVERLAQR from the coding sequence ATGGTAAAAAATCCTCTCCTGCTTTTTTTTAAAGGCATCGCGATGGGGGCGGCGGATGTCGTACCCGGGGTGTCCGGTGGCACCATCGCATTTATTACGGGCATTTATGATGAGCTGCTGGGCAGTATCAAAAAAGTGGGGCCTGAAGCCTTGGGGGTGTTATTCCGTCAGGGCTTCTTTGCTTTTTGGCACTTTATTAATGGCTCGTTTCTGTTGACCCTGGGCTGTGGTATTTTTCTTAGCCTGTTTACCCTGGCCAAATTGATTAGCTGGTTGCTGGTAACCCATCCCATTCCGGTCTGGTCTTTCTTTGTGGGGCTGGTGCTGGTATCGGTATGGCATATGTTGAGACAGCTGCCGGGATTACAGATAACCACCTTTGTCAGTTTGGTCGTGGGTGCAGGCCTGGCCTGGTGGATCTCCGGAATGACTCCGGCCCATGCGGCAGACCCCAGCCTGCCGGTGTTTTTTGCCTGTGGTGCGGTAGCCGTTTGTGCCATGATATTGCCGGGTATTTCCGGAAGCTTTCTGTTGTTATTAATGGGGGTCTACCAGCCCGTACTAAATGCAGTCAGCACATTGAATTTTATGGTACTGGGTGTTTTGGCGGCTGGCTGCGTTATTGGCTTGCTGATATTCTCCCGGGTATTAAGCTGGTTGCTGATACATGTTCGTTCCATGACCTTTGCATTCCTGACCGGTTTAATGCTGGGATCGGTTAATAAACTTTGGCCATGGAAACAGGTGGATACCGATACCATGGTTAATATCCTGCCGCAGACGTATGAGCAGCTGACCGGTGAAAGTGCCCAGCTGGCTATCGCTATTCCTATGGCGCTACTGGCGATTATCATAGTGC
- the galU gene encoding UTP--glucose-1-phosphate uridylyltransferase GalU produces the protein MIKKCLFPAAGYGTRFLPATKSMPKEMMPVVNKPLIEYGVEEARDAGMNEICMVTGRGKRALEDHFDTNFELEHQISGTGKEALLTDIRALINECTFSHTRQMEMKGLGHAILTGQTLVGDQPFAVVLADDLCVNPDGPGVLSQMAALYHQFRCSIVAVQEVPEDEVHKYGVIAGTEIREDILRVTDMVEKPAKEDAPSNLAIIGRYILTPDIFDLIADTEPGKGGEIQITDALMKQAREGCVLAYKFKGKRFDCGSVEGFIEATNYCYDNLYHSS, from the coding sequence ATGATTAAGAAGTGTTTATTCCCGGCTGCTGGTTATGGTACCCGCTTTCTGCCGGCTACCAAGTCCATGCCCAAGGAAATGATGCCGGTGGTGAACAAGCCGCTTATTGAGTACGGTGTGGAGGAGGCCCGTGATGCCGGAATGAATGAAATCTGTATGGTGACAGGTCGTGGCAAGCGTGCGCTGGAAGACCATTTTGATACTAATTTCGAGCTGGAGCACCAGATCAGCGGCACCGGTAAAGAAGCCCTGCTGACAGATATCCGTGCCCTGATTAATGAGTGCACTTTCTCCCATACGCGCCAGATGGAAATGAAAGGCCTGGGACATGCTATTCTGACCGGTCAGACGCTGGTGGGTGATCAGCCTTTTGCTGTTGTCCTGGCCGATGACCTGTGTGTGAATCCGGATGGCCCGGGTGTACTGAGCCAGATGGCAGCGCTTTACCATCAGTTCCGTTGCTCTATTGTTGCTGTTCAGGAAGTGCCGGAAGACGAAGTGCATAAATACGGTGTTATTGCCGGCACTGAAATCCGTGAGGATATTCTGCGGGTGACTGATATGGTGGAAAAGCCGGCGAAGGAAGATGCACCAAGTAACCTGGCTATCATTGGCCGCTATATCCTGACCCCGGATATCTTTGATCTGATTGCAGACACTGAACCAGGCAAGGGCGGTGAAATTCAGATTACTGATGCATTGATGAAGCAGGCCAGGGAGGGATGTGTGCTGGCCTATAAATTCAAGGGCAAACGTTTTGACTGTGGCAGTGTAGAAGGCTTTATTGAAGCCACTAACTACTGTTATGACAATTTGTACCACTCCAGTTAA
- the galE gene encoding UDP-glucose 4-epimerase GalE: MKILVTGGAGYIGSHTCVELLEAGHHIVVLDNLCNSSPEALRRVEQITGGVIPFIEGDIRDKHLLRQMFTAHKFDAVMHFAGLKAVGESCEMPLKYYENNISGTITLCQVMAEFDVKKMIFSSSATVYGDPHALPIKEDFPLSATNPYGHSKLVIEEMLRALYKSDNTWNIALLRYFNPVGAHPSGMIGEDPNDIPNNLMPYISQVAIGKLARLSVFGDDYPTKDGTGVRDYIHVVDLARGHVRALEKLADDNRDCHVWNLGVGKGFSVLEMVKAFEMASGREVPYVIADRRPGDIAACYAHPEKAERELGWKAEHTLDDIMVDSWRWQSENPAGYGN, encoded by the coding sequence ATGAAAATACTCGTTACCGGAGGAGCCGGTTATATCGGTTCCCATACCTGCGTTGAATTGCTGGAAGCAGGCCACCATATTGTCGTGCTGGACAATCTGTGCAATAGCTCCCCGGAAGCGCTGAGGCGTGTCGAACAAATCACAGGTGGCGTTATTCCGTTTATTGAAGGGGATATTCGTGATAAGCACTTGCTCCGGCAGATGTTCACAGCTCATAAATTTGATGCTGTCATGCATTTTGCTGGCCTGAAGGCTGTGGGTGAGTCCTGTGAAATGCCCCTGAAATATTATGAAAATAATATCAGTGGTACCATTACCCTGTGTCAGGTGATGGCGGAATTTGATGTCAAAAAGATGATTTTCAGTTCATCTGCCACGGTTTATGGTGATCCCCATGCGCTCCCTATTAAGGAAGACTTTCCACTGTCAGCAACCAATCCCTATGGTCATTCCAAACTGGTGATTGAAGAAATGTTGCGGGCGCTTTATAAGTCTGATAATACCTGGAATATTGCCCTGCTGCGCTATTTTAACCCGGTGGGAGCACACCCATCAGGTATGATCGGTGAAGATCCCAATGATATTCCCAATAACCTGATGCCCTATATTTCCCAGGTGGCTATTGGTAAGCTGGCGCGCCTGAGTGTCTTTGGTGATGATTACCCCACCAAAGATGGCACCGGTGTCCGTGACTATATTCATGTGGTGGATCTGGCTCGGGGTCATGTCAGGGCATTGGAAAAACTGGCGGATGATAACCGGGACTGCCATGTCTGGAATCTTGGCGTGGGTAAAGGCTTCAGTGTACTGGAGATGGTAAAGGCCTTTGAAATGGCTTCAGGCCGTGAAGTCCCGTATGTGATTGCTGACCGCCGCCCGGGTGATATTGCCGCCTGTTATGCCCATCCGGAGAAGGCAGAGCGGGAACTGGGCTGGAAAGCGGAGCATACCCTGGATGATATAATGGTGGACTCCTGGCGCTGGCAGTCCGAGAATCCCGCGGGTTATGGGAATTAG
- a CDS encoding KTSC domain-containing protein, with protein sequence MLNSTKDAIQSQIELKKLLRNNLPGYKVSYTLSYNHNENPLFQLLELSRQKGIQDWGQLFLWLSGLKVAPDWFQEGLLDIAAHTRSIDYLIDFDLKKHVISYKQAIENCQKVLLVAHSQGNFYGNAAWYQVYAATLQGLPINKLRVMGMVSVGTPASHMGAPLFYEGDHRLITRYSTLDSDLIINAYRLIGLTPMAANLTNSQSSPDWLDHSFTDAYLGVNHSRNVIRNQIRQVAYSLETLPFDRQPLNSSALASAGYDPAAQILEVEFAGNGSVYRYYDVPETIYQSLISASSVGGYYNSSIRGQFISRRLY encoded by the coding sequence ATGCTGAATAGCACCAAGGATGCTATTCAATCTCAAATAGAACTAAAAAAGCTTTTAAGAAATAACCTACCTGGCTATAAAGTATCGTACACTTTATCCTACAACCACAACGAAAACCCCCTATTCCAACTACTCGAACTCTCCCGCCAGAAAGGAATACAAGACTGGGGACAGTTATTTCTCTGGTTATCCGGCCTTAAGGTGGCGCCTGACTGGTTTCAGGAAGGCCTGCTTGATATAGCAGCCCATACCCGATCGATTGATTACCTGATTGACTTCGATTTAAAAAAGCATGTTATCAGTTACAAGCAAGCCATTGAAAACTGTCAGAAAGTGCTGCTGGTTGCCCACTCACAAGGTAACTTTTACGGCAATGCTGCCTGGTACCAAGTCTATGCTGCCACTCTGCAAGGGCTACCTATCAACAAATTACGAGTCATGGGCATGGTGTCAGTGGGCACCCCGGCAAGCCATATGGGGGCACCACTATTTTACGAAGGCGACCATCGCTTAATCACGCGCTATAGCACCCTGGATAGTGACCTGATTATCAATGCCTATCGATTGATTGGCCTGACTCCCATGGCCGCCAACCTGACTAATAGCCAGAGTAGCCCTGACTGGCTGGATCATAGCTTTACCGACGCCTATCTGGGAGTTAACCACAGCCGCAATGTCATAAGAAACCAAATACGACAGGTTGCCTACTCTCTGGAAACCCTGCCCTTTGACCGCCAGCCCCTGAATTCCTCAGCCCTGGCCTCGGCAGGCTATGACCCTGCTGCACAAATCCTTGAAGTTGAGTTTGCCGGTAACGGCAGTGTTTACCGCTATTATGATGTGCCTGAAACGATTTACCAAAGCCTGATCTCTGCCAGTTCAGTGGGTGGGTATTACAACAGTTCTATTCGTGGACAGTTTATTTCCCGACGGCTGTATTAG
- a CDS encoding transposase — protein MSRPLRIEYAGALYHVTSRGNERKAIYREGADFELFLDVLAEVCERFHWVIHSWCLMSNHYHLVVETPNGNLSAGMRQLNGVYTLKFNRRYGRVGHLFQGRYKGILVDKSAYLLELSRYVVLNPVRARMVDHPGDWQWSSYLYTLGELSSPDWLATDAMLLQFSHDHKQACERFTAFVLQGVGINIWLNLKQQIYLGDDQFVEEQQQHIEKPITRETLSEVPHKQRRKPAKPLTYYQKRYEPAEAAVCAAFNSGGYTQKAIADFFGLHYSTVSKMITRQRPEEK, from the coding sequence GTGAGCAGGCCATTGCGGATTGAGTATGCAGGTGCGCTTTATCATGTGACTTCACGGGGGAATGAGCGTAAGGCTATTTATCGTGAAGGAGCCGATTTTGAGCTGTTTCTCGATGTGCTGGCTGAGGTCTGCGAGCGATTTCACTGGGTGATTCATTCCTGGTGCCTGATGTCCAACCATTATCATTTGGTGGTGGAAACACCCAACGGTAATCTCTCTGCCGGTATGCGACAGTTGAATGGTGTTTATACGCTGAAGTTTAACCGCCGTTATGGGCGGGTTGGGCATCTGTTTCAGGGTCGCTACAAAGGGATTCTTGTTGATAAATCTGCATACCTTCTAGAATTAAGTCGCTATGTTGTGTTGAACCCTGTTCGTGCTCGCATGGTGGATCATCCCGGAGACTGGCAGTGGAGCAGTTACCTCTACACGCTGGGCGAGCTTTCATCGCCAGACTGGTTGGCCACCGATGCCATGTTACTGCAATTTTCCCATGACCATAAGCAGGCCTGCGAGCGCTTTACTGCGTTTGTGTTGCAGGGTGTGGGTATTAATATCTGGTTAAATCTCAAGCAGCAGATCTATCTCGGTGACGATCAGTTTGTGGAAGAGCAGCAACAGCATATTGAGAAGCCCATCACTCGTGAGACTCTTTCAGAAGTACCCCATAAGCAGCGCCGCAAGCCTGCTAAGCCATTAACTTATTATCAAAAACGTTATGAACCGGCAGAGGCGGCTGTCTGTGCAGCATTTAATTCTGGTGGTTATACCCAAAAGGCCATTGCTGATTTTTTCGGGCTTCATTATTCAACGGTAAGTAAGATGATTACCCGGCAGCGACCAGAAGAAAAATAG
- a CDS encoding type II toxin-antitoxin system PemK/MazF family toxin, producing MVNLGQGVVVPVKFPFSDLTRTKWRPALVLAYAEKGDWVLCQITSKAYSDQSAVIIQQEDFIRGGLPLTSYARPGKLFTANETLLEPPVGQLAKEKHEEVIDGIIAILKQNI from the coding sequence ATGGTCAACCTTGGGCAAGGAGTAGTTGTTCCTGTCAAATTTCCCTTTTCAGACCTGACTCGAACGAAGTGGAGACCTGCCCTGGTTTTGGCTTATGCAGAAAAAGGTGACTGGGTATTGTGCCAAATCACCAGTAAAGCCTACAGTGACCAAAGTGCAGTAATTATCCAACAAGAAGATTTCATCCGAGGTGGTTTACCACTCACCAGCTACGCCAGACCAGGAAAATTATTCACAGCAAACGAAACACTGCTGGAACCTCCAGTAGGTCAATTGGCTAAAGAAAAACACGAAGAAGTCATTGATGGAATAATAGCCATTTTAAAGCAGAATATTTAA
- a CDS encoding type II toxin-antitoxin system VapB family antitoxin, translating into MPTNLAIDDQLIAQVQKIGGYKTKREAVNEALAEFIKHRKQLELIQSFGEINYEPDYDYKKDRRS; encoded by the coding sequence ATGCCTACAAACCTTGCCATAGATGATCAGCTCATAGCCCAGGTACAAAAAATAGGCGGCTATAAAACCAAGCGAGAAGCGGTAAATGAAGCACTGGCTGAATTTATAAAGCACCGAAAACAACTTGAACTCATTCAGTCATTCGGTGAAATAAACTACGAACCGGACTATGACTACAAAAAGGACAGACGCTCATGA
- a CDS encoding PIN domain-containing protein yields MMVLVDTCVWSTALRHKRKTNDTLPEEVILLKRLIQQRRAVIIGAILQEVLTGIREDKQFNKLKDQLSAFDLLPLQQENYIEAAHLSNTCRAKGIQGSHTDFLICAAAIHHQVPILTTDKDFTHYAKNLPLKIFLN; encoded by the coding sequence ATGATGGTGCTTGTCGATACCTGTGTCTGGTCAACAGCTCTTAGGCATAAACGAAAAACAAACGATACGCTGCCCGAAGAAGTCATACTGTTAAAGCGGCTGATACAACAACGTCGGGCAGTCATAATCGGAGCAATACTTCAGGAAGTGCTGACCGGCATTCGTGAAGACAAACAATTCAACAAACTGAAGGATCAGCTATCCGCTTTTGATTTACTGCCCCTGCAACAAGAAAATTATATAGAAGCCGCCCACCTGTCAAACACCTGCCGAGCCAAAGGTATACAAGGTTCACACACAGACTTCCTTATTTGCGCAGCCGCTATACATCATCAGGTACCCATTCTAACCACCGACAAAGATTTCACACATTACGCAAAGAACTTGCCATTAAAAATTTTCCTGAATTAA
- a CDS encoding toxin HicA, translated as MGNIIDSVQQMRANPKGVCFKDLCKVCDAYFGAARQMGSSHRIYKTPWQGDPRVNIQNNKGMAKPYQVKQVLQAIDRMEAQKHG; from the coding sequence ATGGGTAATATCATAGATTCTGTCCAGCAAATGAGGGCAAATCCAAAAGGGGTTTGCTTTAAAGACTTATGCAAGGTCTGCGATGCTTATTTTGGAGCTGCTCGGCAAATGGGATCAAGCCATCGGATTTATAAAACACCGTGGCAAGGTGACCCAAGAGTAAATATTCAAAATAACAAGGGTATGGCAAAACCGTATCAGGTCAAACAGGTACTACAGGCAATTGATCGTATGGAGGCGCAAAAGCATGGCTAA
- a CDS encoding type II toxin-antitoxin system HicB family antitoxin → MAKEIDRYTYRVTWSEEDQEYVGLCAEFPSLSWLDESPDNALTGVRKLVKSAVTDMAANNEKIPEPISTRKFSGKLMVRIPPEVHRMLALQAAESGVSLNRYISSKLN, encoded by the coding sequence ATGGCTAAAGAGATTGATCGTTACACCTATCGTGTTACCTGGTCTGAAGAAGATCAGGAGTATGTTGGCTTGTGCGCAGAATTTCCCAGTTTAAGCTGGTTGGATGAATCACCCGATAATGCTTTGACCGGGGTTCGTAAGCTGGTTAAAAGCGCTGTTACTGATATGGCTGCCAATAATGAAAAGATCCCTGAACCGATATCAACACGAAAATTCAGCGGTAAATTGATGGTTCGTATACCACCAGAGGTACATAGAATGCTTGCACTTCAAGCGGCAGAATCTGGAGTTAGCCTGAATAGGTATATATCCAGCAAGCTCAACTAG
- a CDS encoding transposase, whose protein sequence is MSRPLRIEYAGALYHVTSRGNERKAIFREEADFDLFLDVLAEVCDRFNWVIHSWCLMTNHYHLVVETPDGNLSAGMRQLNGVYTSRFNRRYGRVGHLFQGRYKGILVDKSAYLLELSRYVVLNPVRARMVNRPDEWQWSSYLYTLGELPSPDWLATDAMLLQFSKVRAQACKQFVAFVLQGIGVNIWLNLKQQIYLGDDRFVAEQQQHIERPAKGETLSEIPYKQRCKPARSLDFYKSHYVSTEAAACAAFGSGGYTQKAIADFFGLHYSTVSKMIARQHSGLIGEVDSV, encoded by the coding sequence GTGAGTAGACCTCTGCGGATTGAGTATGCAGGTGCGCTTTATCATGTGACTTCACGGGGGAATGAGCGCAAAGCTATTTTTCGTGAAGAAGCGGATTTTGATCTGTTTCTGGATGTGTTGGCGGAGGTTTGTGACCGGTTTAACTGGGTGATTCATTCCTGGTGTCTGATGACCAATCATTACCATCTGGTAGTGGAAACACCAGACGGTAATCTTTCGGCTGGTATGCGACAGTTAAATGGTGTTTATACCTCGCGCTTTAATCGTCGTTATGGGCGGGTAGGGCATCTGTTTCAGGGGCGCTATAAGGGCATTCTTGTTGATAAGTCAGCTTATCTTCTGGAGTTAAGCCGCTATGTTGTGTTAAACCCTGTACGGGCTCGTATGGTCAATCGCCCTGACGAATGGCAGTGGAGCAGTTACCTTTATACCCTGGGTGAGCTTCCCTCTCCGGACTGGCTGGCTACTGATGCCATGTTGCTGCAATTTTCAAAAGTACGGGCGCAAGCCTGCAAACAGTTTGTTGCTTTTGTCTTGCAGGGCATTGGTGTTAATATCTGGCTGAATCTGAAACAGCAAATCTATCTGGGAGATGACCGGTTTGTTGCTGAGCAGCAACAGCATATTGAAAGGCCAGCGAAAGGTGAGACGCTTTCCGAGATCCCCTATAAACAGCGGTGTAAGCCTGCCAGATCACTTGATTTTTATAAGAGTCACTATGTTTCTACAGAAGCAGCAGCCTGCGCAGCATTTGGTTCCGGCGGCTATACCCAGAAGGCTATTGCTGATTTTTTCGGCCTTCATTATTCAACGGTGAGCAAGATGATTGCCCGGCAGCATTCAGGCCTCATAGGAGAGGTCGATAGCGTTTGA
- a CDS encoding DNA-binding protein: MANLIVRNIEKDIVDALKAQAGKNGRSAEAEHRQILKMALLAPKKRSFAEVLQDIPDVGNDSDFARVQDQAGSDQDVFD, translated from the coding sequence ATGGCAAATCTTATCGTAAGAAATATTGAAAAAGACATTGTTGATGCCCTGAAAGCCCAGGCTGGTAAAAATGGCCGAAGTGCAGAGGCAGAGCATCGCCAGATTCTGAAAATGGCCCTGCTAGCCCCTAAAAAACGGAGCTTTGCAGAAGTACTACAGGATATCCCCGATGTAGGCAACGACTCTGATTTTGCCCGGGTTCAGGATCAAGCAGGATCAGACCAAGATGTATTTGATTGA
- a CDS encoding type II toxin-antitoxin system VapC family toxin, with product MYLIDTNIISETRKKNRANPGVIDFFKRARKQSTPLFLSVITIGELRRGVEKIRHRKDYQQVAQLEAWLNTVVTEYRDHILDFGLEEAQVWGHLRVPHYENAIDKQIAAIALTTDLTIVTRNTNDFITTGAKMLNPFV from the coding sequence ATGTATTTGATTGATACCAATATCATCAGCGAGACCCGAAAAAAAAACAGGGCCAATCCAGGGGTTATTGACTTTTTTAAAAGAGCCAGAAAGCAGTCTACCCCCTTATTTCTCAGTGTTATCACTATTGGGGAACTGCGAAGAGGTGTAGAAAAAATCAGGCATAGAAAAGATTACCAGCAAGTCGCCCAGCTAGAAGCCTGGTTGAACACAGTAGTGACCGAGTACAGGGATCATATTCTCGATTTTGGGCTTGAAGAAGCGCAGGTATGGGGCCATTTAAGAGTGCCCCACTATGAAAACGCCATTGATAAACAAATAGCAGCCATTGCCCTCACTACCGACTTGACTATTGTAACCCGAAATACCAATGACTTTATAACAACGGGCGCTAAGATGTTAAACCCTTTTGTTTAG